One segment of Pleomorphomonas sp. PLEO DNA contains the following:
- the rpmI gene encoding 50S ribosomal protein L35, with amino-acid sequence MPKMKTKSGAKKRFKVTASGHIKSAQAGKRHGMIKRTTKFIRKARGTTVLSKPDEIIIKKNFLPYA; translated from the coding sequence ATGCCCAAGATGAAGACGAAGTCGGGCGCAAAGAAGCGCTTCAAGGTGACGGCCAGTGGCCACATCAAGTCTGCTCAGGCCGGCAAGCGCCATGGCATGATCAAGCGGACCACAAAGTTCATCCGTAAGGCTCGCGGCACGACCGTGCTGTCCAAGCCGGACGAGATCATCATCAAGAAGAACTTCCTGCCCTACGCCTGA
- the rplT gene encoding 50S ribosomal protein L20, which translates to MARVKRGVTSHAKHKKVLEAAKGFRGRRKNTIKTAKAAVDRAMQYATRDRRAKKRNFRALWIQRINAAVRDVTGGELTYARFIDLMAKAGIAIDRKVLSDLAISEPASFKAIVEKAQAAA; encoded by the coding sequence ATGGCGCGCGTCAAGCGGGGCGTTACGTCCCATGCCAAGCACAAGAAGGTTCTAGAGGCCGCTAAGGGCTTCCGGGGCCGCCGCAAGAATACCATCAAGACCGCCAAGGCGGCCGTCGATCGCGCGATGCAATATGCGACGCGTGACCGCCGGGCCAAGAAGCGCAACTTCCGCGCTCTTTGGATCCAGCGCATCAACGCCGCTGTCCGTGACGTGACCGGTGGCGAGCTGACCTACGCTCGCTTCATCGATCTCATGGCCAAGGCCGGGATCGCCATCGACCGCAAGGTGCTATCCGACCTCGCCATCAGCGAGCCGGCGTCGTTTAAGGCCATCGTCGAGAAGGCCCAGGCTGCCGCCTAA